A window of Christiangramia forsetii KT0803 contains these coding sequences:
- a CDS encoding aminoacyl-histidine dipeptidase, which yields MNEEIRALEPKVLWNKFADLNAVPRPSKKEERVIEFIKNFGNNLDLKTEVDSVGNVVIYKAATKGMESRKKIVLQAHLDMVHQKNNDTDFNFDTQGIEMYVDGDWVRARGTTLGADNGLGVATMMAILESDSIEHPAIEALFTIDEETGMTGAKGLSPDLLEGDILLNLDTEEDDEIGIGCAGGVDITAIKKYEEEKMPETYRSYSVKVKGLSGGHSGMDIIKGLGNANKLMNRLLLNTSEDLKMRVSEINGGGLRNAIPRESEAIIALPDTEEESFKKEFESRAKAIKSEYASLEPNLSIELQRTTSQNSVMDLKSQKDILLALAAAHNGVYRMSPEIEGLVEASNNVAKVALKDGEVHIKCLTRSSVESSKDDLADSLKAVFELAGFEVKLSGEYPGWAPNSDSAILKTLDEIYQNVNGSKADIAACHAGLECGIIGSHYPNMDMISFGPTIRGAHSPDERASVKSAQKYWKFLLEVLKNIPEN from the coding sequence ATGAATGAAGAAATAAGGGCGCTGGAACCCAAAGTATTATGGAACAAATTTGCAGACCTAAATGCCGTTCCAAGGCCATCCAAGAAAGAAGAGCGAGTTATAGAGTTTATTAAGAATTTCGGGAACAACCTGGATCTCAAGACTGAAGTGGATAGTGTTGGAAATGTGGTGATCTACAAAGCTGCAACCAAAGGAATGGAAAGCCGAAAAAAGATCGTTCTACAGGCTCACCTGGATATGGTGCATCAAAAAAATAACGATACAGATTTCAATTTTGATACTCAAGGTATAGAGATGTATGTTGATGGAGACTGGGTTCGTGCCAGAGGAACTACGCTTGGTGCCGATAACGGCCTTGGGGTTGCCACTATGATGGCGATTCTTGAAAGTGATTCTATAGAGCACCCTGCCATCGAAGCCTTGTTCACAATAGACGAAGAAACCGGGATGACCGGGGCTAAAGGTTTAAGTCCAGATCTTTTAGAAGGTGATATTTTGTTGAATCTTGATACTGAAGAAGATGACGAGATAGGCATTGGATGTGCCGGGGGTGTGGATATTACTGCGATAAAGAAATATGAAGAAGAAAAAATGCCTGAAACTTACCGAAGCTATTCGGTAAAAGTGAAAGGTTTGAGCGGCGGACACTCCGGGATGGATATTATCAAAGGCCTCGGGAATGCGAATAAGTTGATGAATCGTTTACTGCTTAATACTTCGGAAGACCTTAAAATGAGAGTTTCTGAAATTAATGGTGGAGGCTTAAGAAATGCCATTCCAAGAGAAAGTGAAGCGATCATAGCTTTACCAGATACAGAAGAAGAAAGTTTTAAAAAAGAATTCGAGTCGAGAGCAAAAGCGATCAAATCTGAATATGCTTCTTTGGAACCAAACCTTTCTATAGAGCTACAGAGAACCACTTCTCAAAATTCAGTGATGGATCTTAAATCACAGAAAGACATTTTGCTCGCACTTGCAGCAGCACACAACGGAGTGTATAGAATGAGTCCTGAAATTGAAGGTTTGGTGGAAGCCTCCAATAATGTGGCAAAAGTTGCACTGAAAGATGGAGAAGTACATATAAAATGTCTTACCCGAAGCTCGGTTGAATCCAGCAAAGATGATCTTGCTGATTCTTTAAAAGCTGTATTTGAGTTGGCCGGTTTTGAGGTAAAACTTTCCGGTGAATATCCCGGCTGGGCACCAAACAGTGATTCTGCAATTTTGAAAACTTTAGATGAAATTTACCAGAATGTAAATGGTTCAAAAGCTGATATTGCTGCCTGTCATGCAGGATTAGAATGTGGAATTATTGGAAGTCACTATCCTAATATGGATATGATTTCTTTTGGTCCAACTATTAGGGGAGCGCACTCTCCAGATGAAAGAGCCAGCGTAAAATCTGCTCAGAAATACTGGAAATTTTTACTGGAAGTTTTAAAAAATATTCCTGAAAATTAG
- a CDS encoding peptidylprolyl isomerase yields MKTKSIFLLLAVAVSLFSCNDEYPELEDGMYAEFNTSMGPVIAELYFEETPMTIASFVSLTEGTSKMADSTYKDKKYYDGLIFHRIIDGFVIQGGDPTGTGSGGPGYKYPDEFVDSLSHDSKGILSMANAGPGTNGSQFFITLGPVAQLDGKHTVFGKVVKGQDVVDSIGKVETGPRDRPTKDIVMNEVNIIRKGSAAKNFDAPKVFENQLAEIDAEKEAEAKKKQEMAAKKNEEFKSLEEKADSLDSGLKIYFENKGEGEKPKNGQKVKVSYEGYFADGTIFDTSKKELAQEMGIYDHRRDTSGQYGPMTTVYGPDAPMIPGFKDALQEMKVGDKAVVFIPSAMGYGERGAGGVIPPNTDLIFKIEMVEIVDSSK; encoded by the coding sequence ATGAAAACAAAAAGTATTTTTTTACTACTAGCAGTAGCAGTATCCCTATTTTCTTGCAACGACGAATATCCGGAATTAGAAGATGGTATGTATGCCGAATTCAATACTTCAATGGGACCGGTAATTGCCGAACTATATTTTGAAGAAACTCCCATGACTATCGCCAGTTTTGTATCTCTTACGGAAGGGACGAGCAAAATGGCCGACAGTACTTACAAAGACAAAAAATATTATGACGGACTTATTTTTCACCGGATTATTGATGGCTTCGTGATCCAGGGTGGAGATCCTACCGGAACTGGTAGCGGTGGCCCAGGTTACAAATATCCTGACGAATTTGTAGACTCTTTAAGTCACGATTCAAAAGGAATACTTTCTATGGCCAATGCAGGTCCCGGAACAAATGGAAGTCAGTTTTTTATCACCTTAGGACCAGTTGCGCAATTGGATGGAAAACATACCGTTTTCGGAAAAGTAGTGAAAGGTCAGGATGTGGTAGATTCTATTGGAAAAGTGGAGACCGGACCTCGTGATCGTCCCACCAAAGACATTGTTATGAACGAAGTGAATATTATTCGTAAAGGAAGTGCAGCCAAGAATTTTGACGCTCCGAAAGTTTTTGAGAATCAATTAGCTGAAATTGATGCTGAAAAAGAAGCTGAAGCTAAAAAGAAGCAGGAAATGGCTGCAAAAAAGAATGAAGAATTTAAGTCTCTGGAAGAAAAAGCAGATTCTTTAGACAGCGGTTTAAAGATCTATTTTGAAAATAAAGGAGAAGGTGAAAAACCGAAAAATGGTCAAAAAGTAAAGGTATCCTACGAAGGTTATTTCGCTGATGGTACCATTTTCGATACCAGCAAAAAAGAACTTGCTCAGGAAATGGGAATTTATGATCATCGTAGAGATACCAGTGGTCAATATGGCCCTATGACTACAGTTTATGGTCCGGATGCTCCAATGATTCCTGGTTTTAAAGATGCTTTGCAGGAAATGAAAGTTGGAGATAAAGCAGTGGTATTTATACCAAGTGCAATGGGATATGGTGAAAGAGGCGCTGGTGGTGTTATTCCTCCAAATACCGACCTTATCTTTAAAATTGAGATGGTCGAAATAGTTGACAGTTCTAAATAA
- the gldI gene encoding gliding motility-associated peptidyl-prolyl isomerase GldI translates to MRILSVIMLIFLAIGCKSPEARRPVSQNSGSYIDESVERNKEMIARDEDYIKQQMGKDPDTEYLTSADGFWYFYNNKSTDSLNTKTPQFGDIVVFDYSISSIEGTSIYAEGEKPTREYTMDKEKLFTGLRQGLKLMKEGETVTFLFPSHKAFGYYGDKDKIGSNVPITAKVTLHNIKEESTNEIDN, encoded by the coding sequence ATGAGAATTCTAAGTGTTATAATGCTGATCTTTTTAGCCATCGGTTGTAAATCTCCCGAAGCACGACGTCCTGTTTCTCAAAATAGCGGCTCCTACATTGATGAGTCTGTAGAAAGAAACAAAGAAATGATCGCCAGGGATGAAGATTACATCAAGCAGCAAATGGGAAAAGATCCTGATACGGAGTACCTAACCTCTGCAGATGGATTCTGGTATTTCTACAATAATAAATCAACAGATAGTTTAAACACAAAAACGCCTCAATTTGGAGATATAGTAGTTTTTGACTATTCAATTTCAAGTATAGAGGGAACTTCTATTTATGCCGAAGGCGAAAAACCTACCCGTGAATATACCATGGATAAGGAGAAACTATTTACCGGATTAAGACAGGGCTTAAAATTGATGAAGGAAGGCGAAACTGTAACTTTTCTCTTCCCCTCTCATAAAGCTTTTGGATATTACGGCGATAAAGATAAAATTGGTAGTAATGTACCAATTACCGCAAAAGTTACTTTGCACAATATAAAAGAGGAATCGACCAACGAAATCGATAATTAA
- a CDS encoding DHH family phosphoesterase, with the protein MIDTRILEITAELAKAENIVIVPHKGPDGDAMGSTLGLMHFLRDKGHNATVIAPNDYPHFLKWLPGNEKVIIYESDKEKADALIAEAQIVFTLDFNNLSRCGSMQESLLASDAVFVMIDHHQEPSDYADYTYSDSKMSSTCEMVYKFIDKLRASKKITPEIATCLYTGIMTDTGSFRFSSTSSDTHKVIADLIDKGAENDQIHNNIYDTNSENKLQLLGTALQNLKVNKELRTAYISLSQEELNKHSFKKGDTEGFVNYGLSLDGIIFAVIFIEKENEDLIKMSFRSKGDFDVNKFARAHFEGGGHINAAGGKSDISLNDTIVKFNDILPQYSEQLKK; encoded by the coding sequence ATGATAGATACAAGAATACTTGAAATAACGGCCGAACTGGCCAAAGCTGAGAATATAGTTATTGTCCCCCATAAAGGTCCTGATGGTGATGCGATGGGTTCTACACTTGGACTCATGCATTTCTTGCGAGACAAAGGTCATAACGCGACGGTAATTGCGCCAAATGATTATCCTCATTTTTTAAAATGGTTGCCGGGAAATGAAAAAGTGATCATTTACGAATCTGATAAAGAAAAAGCCGATGCACTTATTGCTGAAGCTCAGATAGTGTTCACTTTAGATTTTAACAACCTTTCCAGATGTGGGTCTATGCAGGAATCTCTTTTGGCATCAGATGCTGTTTTTGTTATGATAGATCATCATCAAGAGCCTTCAGACTATGCCGATTATACGTATAGTGACTCTAAAATGAGTTCTACCTGTGAGATGGTATATAAATTCATAGATAAATTAAGAGCCAGCAAGAAAATTACTCCGGAAATTGCTACCTGTCTTTATACGGGGATCATGACAGATACCGGATCTTTTCGTTTTAGCTCCACTTCCAGTGATACTCATAAGGTTATTGCAGATCTAATTGATAAAGGAGCTGAAAATGATCAAATTCATAATAATATTTATGACACCAATTCTGAAAATAAACTGCAATTATTAGGTACAGCCCTTCAGAATTTAAAAGTGAATAAAGAATTAAGAACTGCCTATATAAGCCTTTCACAAGAAGAACTGAACAAACATAGTTTTAAGAAAGGAGATACTGAAGGCTTTGTAAACTACGGTCTTTCCCTTGACGGAATAATATTCGCTGTAATATTCATCGAGAAAGAGAACGAAGATCTTATAAAAATGTCATTTAGGTCTAAAGGAGATTTTGACGTAAATAAATTTGCCCGTGCTCATTTTGAGGGCGGCGGTCATATTAATGCTGCCGGAGGAAAAAGTGACATCTCGCTGAATGACACCATTGTAAAGTTTAATGATATCTTGCCTCAATACTCAGAACAGCTAAAAAAATGA
- a CDS encoding alkaline phosphatase D family protein codes for MKILFKILPVLFLILSCGSSSSANKETESDFVIAFGSCNREDESQLLWKPILKNHPDVFLWGGDNIYSDTDNAEIMKAAYQKQKNNRNYQKLLNQVPVLGIWDDHDYGLNDGGEEWHFKNRSQQLFLDFMEVSEESPRRSREGIYHSEIFKTEKGNVKVILLDTRYFRDELIKSEDPNKRYEPSTGTVLGEEQWSWLEAELGNSEVDFNVILSSIQILSAEHGFETWGNFPMEVEKLKDLIVASKVKNVILLSGDRHISEFSATEVSGLNYPLIDFTSSGLTHTYEEFSGEPNQYRVGEVVKNKSFGMLRFNFDKNEVRLEMRGLNNKLQQDYLLEFQ; via the coding sequence ATGAAAATATTATTCAAAATATTACCTGTACTTTTTCTAATCTTATCCTGCGGAAGTTCATCTTCGGCAAATAAAGAAACTGAATCAGATTTCGTCATTGCTTTTGGAAGTTGTAATCGGGAGGATGAGTCACAATTGTTATGGAAACCTATTCTGAAAAATCATCCCGACGTTTTTTTATGGGGCGGAGATAATATTTATTCTGATACCGATAATGCTGAAATTATGAAAGCTGCATATCAGAAACAAAAAAATAATCGGAACTATCAGAAATTACTTAATCAAGTGCCGGTACTTGGAATATGGGATGATCATGATTACGGACTGAATGATGGTGGTGAAGAATGGCATTTTAAAAATAGAAGTCAGCAGTTATTCTTAGACTTTATGGAGGTTTCTGAAGAAAGTCCGCGCAGGAGTAGGGAAGGCATTTATCATTCTGAAATTTTTAAAACTGAAAAAGGGAATGTGAAAGTAATTTTATTGGATACGAGGTACTTCAGAGATGAATTGATCAAAAGCGAAGATCCTAATAAAAGATATGAACCTTCAACAGGAACAGTGCTTGGAGAAGAACAGTGGAGCTGGCTGGAAGCGGAACTTGGAAATAGTGAGGTAGATTTTAACGTAATTCTTTCCAGTATTCAGATACTATCAGCAGAACACGGATTTGAAACCTGGGGAAATTTTCCTATGGAAGTTGAAAAATTGAAGGATCTTATTGTTGCTTCTAAAGTTAAAAATGTAATTCTGTTAAGTGGTGATCGGCATATTTCAGAATTTTCAGCAACCGAAGTTAGTGGTCTAAATTATCCTTTAATTGATTTTACTTCCAGCGGACTTACGCATACCTACGAAGAATTCAGCGGAGAACCCAATCAATATAGAGTAGGAGAGGTGGTGAAAAATAAAAGTTTTGGGATGTTAAGATTCAATTTTGATAAGAATGAAGTACGTCTTGAAATGAGAGGATTGAATAATAAGTTACAGCAGGATTATTTGCTTGAATTTCAGTAG
- a CDS encoding nucleoside-diphosphate kinase, which yields MADNRTFTMIKPDAVENGHIGGILDQITASGFRIVALKLTQMTQRDAETFYAVHNERPFFGELVEFMTRGPIVAAILEKDNAVEDFRTLIGATNPEDAAEGTIRKKYAKSIGENAVHGSDSDENAQIEGAFHFAGREMF from the coding sequence ATGGCAGATAATAGAACATTCACCATGATTAAGCCAGATGCAGTTGAGAACGGGCATATTGGTGGAATATTGGACCAGATCACAGCTTCAGGATTTAGAATCGTAGCTTTGAAACTTACTCAAATGACTCAGAGAGATGCTGAGACTTTTTATGCAGTGCATAATGAGCGTCCATTCTTCGGGGAATTAGTTGAGTTTATGACTCGTGGTCCTATCGTTGCGGCTATTCTTGAAAAAGACAATGCCGTAGAAGATTTCAGAACCCTTATTGGCGCTACAAACCCAGAGGATGCTGCTGAAGGAACTATCAGAAAAAAATATGCAAAGAGCATTGGAGAAAATGCCGTTCACGGAAGTGATAGCGATGAAAATGCACAAATTGAAGGTGCTTTTCATTTTGCAGGTAGAGAAATGTTTTAA
- a CDS encoding DUF721 domain-containing protein, with translation MKKKRKNEEMKLGDLLKSFVDENKLDKKGLNEVKVRDVWNNQMGPAIEKYTTGLKLKNDTLFVQLSSSVLREELSYGKEKIIRNLNEAMGRDLISKLVLR, from the coding sequence ATGAAGAAGAAACGAAAGAATGAGGAGATGAAATTGGGCGATTTGCTCAAAAGTTTCGTTGATGAGAACAAACTGGATAAAAAAGGCCTTAATGAGGTTAAAGTTCGGGATGTTTGGAATAACCAGATGGGTCCGGCAATAGAAAAATATACTACCGGATTAAAACTCAAGAATGACACTCTTTTTGTACAATTAAGTTCTTCAGTTCTGCGAGAAGAATTAAGTTATGGCAAGGAAAAAATCATTAGAAACCTCAACGAAGCAATGGGTAGGGATCTTATTTCTAAACTTGTTTTGAGGTAG
- a CDS encoding lipocalin family protein, translating to MKKLILLFSIFTIVSCSDKDPHEQLKNLNGYWQIEKVEIENDSVVEYGLSQYIDYIKVKDTVGFRKKLKPKIDGGFIKASNDSEKITAKIEENKLILYYSTPFDEWKEEVLEATEENLVVLNRDDKKYYYQRYEPLLSKNEEETKE from the coding sequence TTGAAAAAACTGATCTTATTATTTTCAATTTTCACAATCGTTTCTTGTTCAGATAAAGATCCGCATGAACAATTGAAAAACCTCAACGGTTACTGGCAAATTGAGAAAGTAGAAATAGAAAATGATTCTGTCGTAGAATATGGACTGAGTCAGTATATAGATTATATAAAAGTGAAAGACACCGTAGGTTTCAGGAAGAAACTTAAACCAAAAATTGATGGTGGTTTTATTAAAGCTTCTAACGATTCAGAAAAAATTACCGCCAAAATTGAAGAAAATAAGCTTATACTATATTATTCCACTCCGTTTGATGAATGGAAAGAAGAAGTTTTGGAAGCCACTGAAGAAAATTTAGTGGTCTTAAACAGAGACGATAAAAAATACTACTACCAGAGATACGAACCTTTACTAAGCAAAAATGAAGAAGAAACGAAAGAATGA
- the recF gene encoding DNA replication/repair protein RecF (All proteins in this family for which functions are known are DNA-binding proteins that assist the filamentation of RecA onto DNA for the initiation of recombination or recombinational repair.): MHLKNLSLLNYKNLKTAEFDFDEKINCLVGNNGVGKTNVLDSIYLLSFGKSYFNPITSQNINHDSDFFVVEGEFKKNDKAEKILASAKKGQKKIIKRNNKAYEKVSDHIGFIPTVIISPADRDLIIEGSETRRKFMDGVISQSDQSYLNKLLQYTKLVSQRNSLLKYFAANNTFERDTLEVYNLQMSSLGQDLFEKRKEFLKEFIPIFNKRYADITNNKEIVDINYKSQLFDNSLANLLEENLQKDMALQYTSVGTHKDDLSFEIEGHPIKKFGSQGQQKSFLIALKLAQFDFIKKISKVNPILLLDDIFDKLDENRVAHIVALVATDELGQIFLSDTHAERTEKVVKSSNQSYKIFKL, encoded by the coding sequence ATGCACTTAAAAAATCTTAGCCTGCTAAATTACAAGAATCTTAAGACGGCTGAATTTGATTTCGATGAAAAGATCAACTGCCTTGTTGGAAATAACGGGGTGGGAAAAACGAATGTTTTGGATAGTATTTATCTACTCTCCTTCGGAAAAAGTTATTTTAACCCAATTACCTCTCAGAATATCAATCATGATTCAGATTTTTTTGTGGTTGAGGGCGAATTCAAAAAAAATGATAAAGCCGAAAAGATCCTTGCCAGCGCCAAAAAAGGTCAGAAAAAGATTATAAAAAGAAATAATAAGGCTTACGAGAAAGTAAGTGATCATATTGGTTTTATTCCTACTGTAATCATTTCACCGGCAGACAGGGATTTGATAATTGAAGGATCTGAAACCCGAAGAAAATTTATGGACGGAGTGATCTCGCAAAGTGATCAGTCTTATTTGAATAAACTTCTACAATACACTAAATTGGTATCACAGCGAAATTCGCTTTTAAAATATTTCGCTGCCAACAATACTTTTGAAAGAGATACACTGGAAGTCTATAATCTTCAAATGAGTAGTCTAGGCCAGGATCTTTTTGAAAAGCGCAAAGAATTTCTAAAAGAATTTATTCCAATTTTTAATAAGAGATATGCTGATATCACCAATAATAAGGAAATAGTTGATATAAATTATAAGAGTCAGCTTTTTGATAATTCGCTTGCAAATCTGCTGGAAGAGAACCTTCAGAAGGACATGGCTTTACAATACACTTCCGTCGGAACGCATAAAGATGATCTTAGTTTTGAGATTGAAGGTCATCCGATTAAAAAATTCGGTTCTCAGGGACAACAAAAATCATTTTTGATTGCTTTAAAATTAGCTCAGTTCGACTTTATAAAAAAGATAAGCAAAGTGAATCCTATTTTGCTTTTGGATGATATTTTTGATAAACTGGATGAAAACCGGGTTGCCCATATCGTAGCATTAGTAGCTACTGATGAATTGGGACAAATATTCTTAAGCGATACTCATGCCGAGAGAACCGAAAAAGTGGTTAAAAGCAGTAATCAATCTTATAAAATATTCAAGCTTTGA
- a CDS encoding tetratricopeptide repeat protein, protein MATYKKRGYKPSNKEEREQTTEQESTTAEVFNTLDEGASKTETWVADNQKYIYIIVGVAIVAVLGYLGYNRFIHEPNQNEAANEMSQAQNYMASALQANGAQSDSLYNLALNGGEGKYGFLDIIDNYGGTDAANLAHYNAGFAYLRTGKYQEAIEQLEGFESDDEIFAALATGGIGDAFMQLEQAEEALGYYEEAAEMRANSFTTPRFLLKAAITAIKLGKADAAEEYLLQIEDDYSDAPEAEKVPIYLGQARAMKN, encoded by the coding sequence ATGGCAACGTATAAGAAAAGAGGATACAAGCCTTCCAATAAGGAGGAAAGAGAACAAACTACAGAACAGGAGTCTACAACGGCAGAAGTTTTTAATACTTTAGACGAAGGAGCAAGTAAGACTGAAACCTGGGTTGCCGATAATCAAAAGTATATTTATATTATTGTAGGGGTCGCTATTGTTGCCGTTTTGGGATATTTAGGATACAACCGTTTTATTCATGAGCCAAACCAGAATGAAGCTGCGAATGAAATGTCTCAGGCTCAGAATTATATGGCTTCCGCTTTACAGGCAAATGGAGCGCAGAGTGATTCTTTATATAACCTGGCCCTGAATGGTGGTGAAGGTAAATACGGATTTTTAGATATTATTGACAACTATGGCGGAACTGATGCTGCAAACCTTGCGCATTACAATGCTGGATTTGCATACCTTAGAACCGGGAAATATCAGGAAGCTATCGAGCAGTTAGAAGGTTTTGAAAGTGACGATGAGATATTTGCTGCTTTGGCAACCGGAGGAATTGGTGATGCTTTTATGCAATTAGAGCAGGCTGAAGAAGCTTTAGGCTATTATGAAGAAGCTGCAGAAATGAGAGCTAATTCATTTACAACGCCAAGATTTTTACTAAAGGCGGCTATTACGGCGATAAAGTTAGGTAAGGCAGATGCTGCGGAAGAGTACCTTCTTCAAATTGAAGATGATTATTCTGATGCTCCTGAGGCAGAAAAAGTGCCGATTTATCTTGGTCAGGCTCGCGCAATGAAAAATTAA
- the ribH gene encoding 6,7-dimethyl-8-ribityllumazine synthase codes for MATEGNNLSQYDKNTIPNAKDFRFGIVVSEWNEEITEGLFQGAFDAWIENGVQKENIVRWNVPGSFELIYGCKKMQQSFEMLDAIVAVGNVIQGETKHFDFVCDGVTQGIKDLNVQTDIPVIFCVLTDNNIEQSRARSGGKHGNKGTEAAIAAIKMAQLRKDAKFYKG; via the coding sequence ATGGCTACAGAAGGTAATAACCTTTCACAATACGATAAAAACACAATCCCAAACGCGAAAGATTTTCGGTTTGGGATTGTTGTTTCTGAGTGGAATGAAGAAATCACGGAAGGTCTTTTCCAGGGCGCCTTTGATGCGTGGATAGAAAATGGGGTTCAGAAGGAAAATATTGTTCGCTGGAATGTTCCCGGAAGTTTTGAACTTATCTATGGCTGTAAAAAAATGCAGCAAAGTTTTGAAATGCTGGATGCGATTGTTGCTGTAGGTAATGTTATACAGGGAGAGACCAAACATTTTGATTTTGTTTGTGATGGCGTAACCCAGGGCATAAAGGATCTTAATGTTCAAACAGATATTCCTGTGATATTTTGTGTTCTAACAGATAATAATATTGAACAATCCCGGGCACGTAGTGGAGGTAAACACGGTAATAAAGGAACTGAAGCTGCAATTGCTGCCATTAAAATGGCACAGTTACGAAAGGATGCTAAATTTTATAAAGGCTAA